Within Primulina tabacum isolate GXHZ01 chromosome 5, ASM2559414v2, whole genome shotgun sequence, the genomic segment TCTTTTGTGTTATCCTTGGTTTGCATTTTTGTTTATTACTCAATGTGTGGAATAAACCCATTGCCTCACTTTTATTTATTTGACAATTCTTAATGACTTATATTCTggttatatataatttttatttggtTAGTTTCCGATTCATAATTTTGTCAGTCATCTTGAATTTGATATACGGGCATTCTGTAGAGTTTCTCCATGTCAAACCGGGCAAAGGCGCAGCCTACGTAAGGACCACATTGCGCAACTATGTGACAGGAAACCAAGTCGAAAGAACTTTCAGAGCTGGAAGTAAGGTAACTACCTTATAGCTGTTTGTTTTGTACTCTCATTCTTTCTTGTTAGTTTACTCTATCAAAGTATATATATCATGTGGTGAACGCTTTTGAGATTGAATGCAAGTACATATTCACAATGGAGTTTTATAGGTAGAGGAGGTCTAAGGTTGGTATTTGTTGGAGCCTAATTTCCAGCAACTCAAAAACAAGTGACTAAACGAAATTACTCACAGAATTTACCGAAAGTGGATTGGTTCAACAATGAATACCATTTACAAAAGAAGGAAAAGATTAATTCCCTAGGCCCTAGCACACGGTGGTAATATCTGAAACTGTATACTCAACGATCCCTCTTAAGAGTTTTTGGCCATATTTCATATGCATTCTTCCCATGTGGACACCCTCTTCTCCCTCATAACCCTTTCTAGCATATTCTTGATATATTGGATACTTATATCGACTTTCTTGGCCTAACTTATTTGGGACCAGTGATTATGGGATTGAAACATCCATTATATGACCTACATGTTTGAGGCAATTAAACTTGCGCTGATTGGATTCTAATAATATCATTGACATCAAGGCAAAATCTTTTGTTCTGTGGAATCTTGAGTTTGAATTTTCCATATTATCTGCTTTATTGCTAATGTTAAAAATTTCCCCTGATTTATACAGTTAGAAGCGGCAGATATATTGAAAGAAACCAAACAATACACTTACAAAGATGGTGCTCAATATGTCTTCATGGACTTGGTTAGTTGTTTAGTACTTTCAATTTTGTCAAATGGCGCGTTTCAAAATTTTCTTATCCAGCTTTTCAGCATCCAAATTAGAGACAAAAGTCCTCTTTTGGAACAAGTAAACCTAACTATGACAAGGAAGATGCTTATCTTCGGGTCAACATGTAGTTATGAGTTTGTGTCCAAAATGATTGGTAAAATAGTTTCTCTTGTTAAGCTTCAATGGAAACATGCCCACCTTCTGTtggatttaatatgttaatctTAAGAAATTTATCAATTGATTTTCGTTTTTAGTTCAATCCTTTTATTCATTTCTCAATTCGTCTATTTTGGACACTTGTTTGTCAATCGATCTTAACTCCAAAGTAGATAAACAAAGGGAGAAAGCTCTGTAACAGTATAACTTATATCATTTGCttaaaatttgatataattTCCATCTTTTGGACACAAATCACATCATCTAGTTTTACTAGAATCCACTGGACGTATAATCACGTGGTGATGACTGGACAATGCTAGTCTTCATTGAACATGGGCTGTGGTACTAATTGGGtagtgtgattgatgcatgaaATTCATCCAGACAACATATGAGGAATTCCGTCTGGATGAGGCAGATGTTGGGGATAAATCGAAGTGGCTTAAGGAAGGCATGGACTGCAATTTGCTTTTCTGGAATAACAAGGTACCTTTTTACTGTCATCtgttttgcttgtgttatcTGAGATGCAAAAAGCTACAAAACACAAATAATGAATTATCATTGCTTGTTGAAGGTTATTGATTTTGAGCTCCCAATCACAGTGAAGTTAACTGTGGTTGAAGTTGATCCTGGACTCAGAGGTGATACAGCCCAAGGTACTTTTATATTGGATGCATGCTTTCTTGGTTTTTAAAAgtaattttgttttgttttaggGTTCTTTACTGTAAATGCTTCATATGTATTTGTTGTTTACATGGGGTGATTGCAGGAGGATCTAAACCCGCGACCCTTGATACCGGTGCTGTGGTGAGCGTCCCATTGTTCATAGACAAAGGCGAGGAAATTTTGGTAGATACCAGAACTGGGCAGTACATGAGTCGTGCATAGAGATATCATTTGTGTATAAGTAGAGAAATCAAAGAATTATGAGAGAAACCGGTCGAGGGAAATTAAGATATAGATTTTGCTGTTTTGTTCATGCTACCATATGGGTAATGTTTTTAGCCACTCAACAAGTGACATGTTGATAAATCACGGTGAGTACTCAGCCATGACCACGATATATGGAAGAATGGAAATGATTCATCCTTCATCACACGTTTGTGTTGAGTGATATTACTCCGGTAGCATCTACCAAGCCAGATTTTGCTTCCGAAGATATAATTTTACACCCATTAATTTCTTGTCATTATTATCATTAATCGTTATGGTAACGTGCATTTACTGTCAATTTGACTCTTTTCTTTCAGCATTACTCGCTATGCAAATATTGGATGTACGTTTATTATGCAGTTGGTTGAAGCGA encodes:
- the LOC142545814 gene encoding uncharacterized protein LOC142545814, translated to MAGIPNFKPYSFRPLSLSLCSNSRPLYLLTQLRIPSSRRTFPKIYALSSNDIKVGLNIEVDGAPWRVLEFLHVKPGKGAAYVRTTLRNYVTGNQVERTFRAGSKLEAADILKETKQYTYKDGAQYVFMDLTTYEEFRLDEADVGDKSKWLKEGMDCNLLFWNNKVIDFELPITVKLTVVEVDPGLRGDTAQGGSKPATLDTGAVVSVPLFIDKGEEILVDTRTGQYMSRA